The following proteins come from a genomic window of Micromonospora zamorensis:
- a CDS encoding GNAT family N-acetyltransferase: MVREWDPRTASSAEIASLLATLNAVLAADLPQDPPWRETSLREYLAEVMPGERRISWIAQAEPTDPGDPGAVLGQVHVLLLGDIGVLEVLVHPSVRRSGLGRDLVLRAARRVYQEGFQSIGVEVVGDTPAVAFYEALGFAREYVETRSVLDLTAVDWAELAEMATGIGAGYHLEFFPGGPPDDLIEAYARAKAEVRDVDDGELRPSSYDPERLRDSLDTLHRRGMKPYIVLARHEQSGEVAGLTEVVVPAQHPTRADQYDTIVAQDHRGYGIDRAIKARMLLELRSAEPELIEVQTWNAQANEAMLKVNAELGYRSDRDWCEYSVDVAELVHRLDPPR; encoded by the coding sequence ATGGTGCGCGAGTGGGACCCCAGGACCGCGTCGTCCGCCGAGATCGCTTCGCTGCTGGCGACGCTGAACGCGGTCCTGGCGGCCGATCTGCCGCAGGACCCGCCGTGGCGGGAGACCTCGCTGCGGGAATACCTCGCCGAGGTGATGCCCGGCGAGCGGCGGATCTCCTGGATCGCCCAGGCTGAGCCGACCGACCCCGGCGACCCGGGCGCGGTGCTCGGCCAGGTGCACGTGCTGCTCCTCGGTGACATCGGCGTGCTCGAGGTGCTGGTGCACCCGTCCGTGCGGCGCAGCGGTCTCGGTCGTGATCTGGTGTTGCGCGCCGCCCGCCGGGTCTACCAGGAGGGCTTCCAGTCGATCGGGGTGGAGGTGGTCGGCGACACGCCGGCGGTGGCCTTCTACGAGGCGCTCGGCTTCGCCCGGGAATACGTGGAGACCCGCAGCGTGCTCGACCTGACCGCTGTCGACTGGGCCGAGCTGGCCGAGATGGCGACCGGCATCGGGGCGGGTTACCACCTGGAGTTCTTCCCCGGCGGGCCACCGGATGACCTGATCGAGGCGTACGCGCGGGCGAAGGCCGAGGTGCGCGACGTCGACGACGGTGAGCTGCGCCCCAGCTCCTACGATCCGGAGCGGCTGCGCGACAGCCTCGACACCCTGCACCGGCGGGGCATGAAGCCGTACATCGTGCTCGCCCGGCACGAGCAGAGCGGCGAGGTGGCCGGCCTGACCGAGGTGGTGGTCCCGGCGCAGCACCCCACCCGTGCCGACCAGTACGACACGATCGTCGCGCAGGACCACCGGGGCTACGGCATCGACCGGGCGATCAAGGCTCGGATGCTGCTGGAGCTGCGCTCCGCCGAGCCGGAGCTGATCGAGGTGCAGACCTGGAACGCGCAGGCCAACGAGGCGATGCTGAAGGTCAACGCGGAGTTGGGTTACCGGTCCGACCGGGACTGGTGCGAATACAGCGTCGACGTCGCTGAGCTGGTGCACCGCCTCGACCCACCCCGCTGA
- a CDS encoding lamin tail domain-containing protein, whose amino-acid sequence MRPRRSIAALATATAAVTITALGVAPTAASAAPTDLFISEYVEGSSNNKAIELFNGTGAAVDLTAGGYQLQLYFNGSTTATTIALTGSVAAGDAFVFASASAGAAILAQADQTSGASLFNGDDAVVLRRGTTVLDSIGQVGVDPGAEWGAGTTSTADNTLRRLPTVAAGDTDPSDAFDPAAQWAGFPVDTFDGLGAHTVDGGGPVDVPATLTCGGPLVTAAGTAATREVTATDPDDTVVDLAVTGVSPTPTSGSITRTAFTPAEGLGGTARATVGTSADLTAGAYTVTLTATDADGGTASCALVVQVTRELTVGEVQGPTTDAESGPSDRSPLAPASGNGTSSTMYDVRGVITQLTLARTSAGAEQHGFFLQSRTGDTDGDPTSSDGIFVFMGTFTSLVGGYVPTVGDEVVLRARVSEYFGFTQLSGASLVRRIAGGLAVDTAVEVTDAVPPIEVTDAQRFWERHEGTRMRVRAGSGAVSGRDVFSSTADAELWVVDRDDPLLDRADPYTRRVFRDSHPLDNDPTRRFDDGNGQRTLLGSMGVKATAGDSAALLPPAHTFDTLRADAVGGVYYSFEKYGVQVERAEFDAGADPSKNNPPKPADRSQEVAVATYNVENLYDYRDDPFDGCDFTGNAGCPGVNPPFDYVPSSEADYRQQLGALADQIVKDLHAPDLILVQEAEDQDICTVSGTTLSCGDTDNADGAPDSIQELALAVAAAGGPAYAAAYDRTGADARGITAAFLYRTDRLSLAAATADDPLLGSAPTVQYRAAGLPANADVQNPKALNAVLPSDVDTSTGRDGSNVFTRAPQLGKFTVAAAPGSTERFTLYALSNHYSSGPDSRVGQRREQARYGAAIVTAIEAADQTARVVYGGDLNVFPRPDDPIATGSQPTPSDQLAPLYEAGLHNLWDNLVADVPASAYSYSFEGQAQTLDHLFVNDALYGDLVQVRAAHINADWPAEFTGDGSRGSSDHDPQVARFRSRASLTVADTAVVEGNQGTRQLTFTATVSRPLSQPVLLCATTVGLTAQGGADFDPYVGCKVLAAGQTSVVFPVSVRGDRKRETDEKLTLLVAGVPGLRLADPLAVGTITNDD is encoded by the coding sequence ATGCGCCCGCGCCGCTCAATCGCCGCGCTCGCGACCGCCACCGCCGCCGTGACCATCACGGCGCTCGGCGTCGCACCCACCGCGGCCAGCGCCGCGCCCACCGACCTGTTCATTTCGGAGTACGTCGAAGGCTCGTCGAACAACAAGGCGATCGAGCTGTTCAACGGCACCGGCGCCGCCGTGGACCTGACGGCCGGCGGCTACCAGTTGCAGCTCTACTTCAACGGCTCCACCACGGCCACCACGATCGCGCTGACCGGGAGCGTGGCCGCTGGGGACGCGTTCGTGTTCGCGAGCGCCTCGGCCGGGGCCGCCATCCTCGCCCAGGCCGACCAGACCAGCGGAGCGAGCCTGTTCAACGGTGACGACGCGGTCGTGCTGCGCCGGGGCACCACAGTGCTCGACTCGATCGGTCAGGTCGGGGTCGACCCGGGCGCCGAGTGGGGGGCCGGCACGACCAGCACCGCCGACAACACCCTGCGCCGGCTGCCAACCGTGGCCGCCGGCGACACGGACCCGTCGGACGCGTTCGACCCGGCCGCGCAGTGGGCGGGCTTCCCGGTCGACACCTTCGACGGGCTCGGCGCGCACACAGTCGACGGCGGGGGCCCGGTCGACGTGCCGGCCACGCTGACCTGCGGGGGGCCGTTGGTCACCGCGGCGGGCACGGCCGCGACGCGCGAGGTCACCGCCACCGACCCCGATGACACGGTCGTCGACCTGGCGGTGACGGGGGTCAGCCCGACCCCGACCAGCGGCTCGATCACCCGCACCGCGTTCACCCCCGCGGAGGGGTTGGGCGGCACCGCCCGCGCAACGGTCGGCACCAGCGCCGACCTGACCGCCGGGGCGTACACCGTCACCCTGACCGCGACCGACGCGGACGGTGGCACCGCCAGCTGCGCGCTGGTCGTGCAGGTGACCCGGGAGCTGACCGTCGGCGAGGTGCAGGGTCCGACCACCGACGCCGAGTCCGGCCCGAGCGACCGGTCGCCGCTCGCACCGGCGAGCGGCAACGGCACGAGCAGCACGATGTACGACGTCCGCGGCGTGATCACCCAGTTGACCCTGGCGCGTACCTCGGCGGGGGCGGAGCAGCACGGCTTCTTCCTCCAAAGCCGCACGGGCGACACCGACGGAGACCCGACCAGTTCCGACGGCATCTTCGTGTTCATGGGCACGTTCACCTCACTGGTCGGCGGTTATGTCCCGACGGTCGGCGACGAGGTGGTTTTGCGGGCCCGGGTGTCGGAGTACTTCGGCTTCACCCAGCTCTCCGGCGCCTCGCTGGTCCGCCGGATCGCCGGCGGGCTGGCCGTGGACACCGCGGTCGAGGTCACCGACGCGGTGCCACCGATCGAGGTGACCGACGCGCAGCGTTTCTGGGAGCGGCACGAGGGCACCCGGATGCGGGTACGCGCGGGCAGCGGCGCGGTGAGCGGGCGGGACGTCTTCTCGTCCACTGCCGACGCCGAGCTGTGGGTGGTTGACCGGGACGATCCACTGCTGGACCGCGCCGACCCGTACACCCGGCGGGTCTTCCGTGATTCGCACCCGCTGGACAACGACCCGACCCGCCGTTTCGACGACGGCAACGGCCAGCGGACGCTGCTCGGCAGCATGGGTGTGAAGGCCACCGCCGGGGACAGCGCCGCGCTGCTCCCGCCGGCGCACACCTTCGACACGCTGCGCGCGGACGCGGTGGGCGGGGTCTACTACTCGTTCGAGAAGTACGGCGTCCAGGTCGAGCGGGCGGAGTTCGACGCCGGGGCCGACCCGTCGAAGAACAACCCGCCCAAGCCGGCCGACCGGTCGCAGGAGGTGGCCGTCGCCACCTATAACGTGGAGAACCTGTACGACTACCGGGACGACCCGTTCGACGGCTGTGACTTCACCGGCAATGCCGGCTGCCCGGGCGTCAACCCGCCGTTCGACTACGTGCCGAGCAGTGAGGCGGACTACCGGCAGCAGCTCGGTGCTCTCGCCGACCAGATCGTCAAGGATCTGCACGCACCGGACCTGATCCTGGTGCAGGAGGCCGAGGACCAGGACATCTGCACGGTTTCCGGCACCACGTTGAGCTGCGGTGACACCGACAACGCGGACGGCGCTCCGGACAGCATCCAGGAGTTGGCGCTGGCGGTGGCGGCAGCCGGTGGGCCGGCGTACGCCGCTGCCTATGACCGGACCGGCGCGGACGCCCGCGGGATCACCGCAGCCTTCCTCTACCGCACGGACCGGTTGTCGCTGGCGGCCGCGACGGCGGACGACCCGCTGCTGGGTTCGGCACCGACCGTCCAGTACCGAGCTGCGGGGTTGCCGGCCAACGCGGACGTGCAGAACCCGAAGGCCCTCAACGCGGTGCTGCCGTCGGATGTGGACACGTCGACCGGTCGGGACGGCAGCAACGTCTTCACCCGCGCTCCCCAGTTGGGCAAGTTCACAGTGGCCGCCGCACCCGGCTCGACGGAGCGGTTCACCCTCTACGCGCTCAGCAACCACTACTCCTCGGGCCCGGACAGCCGGGTCGGGCAGCGGCGGGAGCAGGCGCGCTACGGCGCCGCGATCGTCACCGCGATCGAGGCGGCCGACCAGACCGCCCGGGTGGTCTACGGAGGGGACCTGAACGTCTTCCCCCGCCCGGACGATCCCATCGCGACCGGCAGCCAGCCCACTCCCTCGGACCAGCTCGCACCGCTCTACGAGGCGGGCCTGCACAACCTGTGGGACAACCTGGTGGCGGACGTGCCGGCGTCGGCATACTCGTACAGCTTCGAGGGGCAGGCGCAGACGCTCGACCACCTGTTCGTCAACGACGCGCTCTACGGCGACCTGGTGCAGGTGCGGGCCGCGCACATCAACGCCGACTGGCCGGCCGAGTTCACCGGCGACGGGTCGCGGGGTTCCAGCGACCACGACCCGCAGGTGGCCCGGTTCCGGTCCCGGGCGTCGTTGACCGTCGCCGACACGGCGGTGGTCGAGGGCAACCAGGGCACCAGGCAGCTCACCTTCACCGCCACGGTGTCCCGGCCGCTGTCCCAGCCGGTGCTGCTCTGCGCCACGACGGTCGGCCTCACGGCTCAGGGTGGTGCGGACTTCGACCCGTACGTCGGTTGCAAGGTGTTGGCGGCCGGGCAGACGTCGGTGGTGTTCCCGGTGTCGGTGCGCGGTGACCGTAAGCGGGAGACGGACGAGAAGCTGACGCTGCTGGTGGCCGGGGTTCCCGGCCTACGGCTGGCCGACCCGCTCGCGGTCGGCACGATCACCAACGACGACTGA
- a CDS encoding helix-turn-helix transcriptional regulator — MSDSSTSAEPVLLSEPSDAPWPAAGIVRAVRRRADLSQRELARWAGVHHATIGRIEAGRMVPSIVLLRRIIGVLGCRLAVVDEFGRVLKPMQDWQDTYNGAERRYPSHLDTILDPEPGEWWADIYGLARPPETFYRNRAVRDAMRRRSQWEVRVAQHRHLPRPPWPPRGVVSP, encoded by the coding sequence ATGAGTGATTCGTCAACCTCAGCTGAGCCGGTCCTGCTCAGCGAGCCTTCCGACGCGCCCTGGCCCGCCGCCGGTATCGTCCGGGCGGTCCGCCGTCGCGCCGACCTGAGCCAGCGCGAGCTGGCCCGGTGGGCGGGTGTGCACCATGCCACCATTGGTCGGATCGAGGCCGGCCGCATGGTGCCGAGCATCGTCCTGCTCCGGCGCATCATCGGTGTGCTGGGCTGCCGGCTGGCCGTGGTGGACGAGTTCGGCCGGGTGCTCAAACCGATGCAGGACTGGCAGGACACGTACAACGGCGCGGAGCGTCGCTACCCGTCGCACCTCGACACCATTCTCGACCCTGAGCCGGGCGAATGGTGGGCGGACATCTACGGGCTGGCCCGCCCGCCCGAGACGTTCTACCGCAACCGGGCAGTTCGGGACGCGATGCGGCGCCGAAGCCAGTGGGAGGTGCGTGTGGCTCAACACCGGCACCTGCCCCGACCGCCGTGGCCCCCGCGCGGGGTGGTCTCACCTTGA
- the hemB gene encoding porphobilinogen synthase, translated as MSYPEIRPRRLRRTPAIRRLVSETRVDPAELVVPMFVKEGLTEPRAIGSLPGVLQHSRDSLRKAAAEAVQAGVGGIMLFGVPERRDPTGSGGIDPNGILNVAIRDVVAEVGDDTVVMSDLCLDEFTSHGHCGLLTPDGEVDNDSTLAAYAEMAVAQAAAGAGMVGPSGMMDGQVGVVRRALDAAGHQDVAVLAYAVKYASAFYGPFREAVESALEGDRRTYQQDPANLRESLREVALDVAEGADLVMVKPALPYLDVVSAVRAAVDVPVAAYQVSGEYAMVEAAAANGWIDRERVMLETLTSIKRAGAQVILTYWAVEAAGLLRQRY; from the coding sequence ATGTCGTACCCCGAGATCCGGCCCCGCCGGCTGCGCCGCACCCCGGCGATCCGCCGGCTGGTGTCGGAGACCCGAGTCGACCCGGCCGAGCTGGTCGTGCCGATGTTCGTCAAGGAAGGGCTGACCGAGCCGCGGGCCATCGGTTCGCTCCCGGGGGTGCTCCAGCACTCCCGGGACTCGCTGCGCAAGGCGGCGGCCGAGGCGGTCCAGGCCGGCGTCGGCGGGATCATGCTCTTCGGTGTGCCGGAACGGCGCGACCCGACCGGCTCCGGCGGCATCGACCCGAACGGCATCCTCAACGTCGCCATCCGCGACGTGGTGGCCGAGGTGGGTGACGACACGGTGGTGATGAGCGACCTGTGCCTGGACGAGTTCACCTCGCACGGGCACTGCGGCCTGCTCACCCCCGACGGCGAGGTGGACAACGACTCCACCCTGGCCGCGTACGCCGAGATGGCGGTGGCCCAGGCCGCCGCCGGGGCCGGCATGGTCGGGCCGTCCGGGATGATGGACGGCCAGGTCGGCGTGGTGCGCCGGGCGCTCGACGCCGCCGGGCACCAGGATGTCGCCGTGCTGGCGTACGCCGTGAAGTACGCCTCCGCCTTCTACGGCCCGTTCCGGGAGGCGGTGGAGTCGGCGCTGGAGGGCGACCGACGCACCTACCAGCAGGACCCGGCCAACCTGCGCGAGTCGCTGCGTGAGGTGGCGCTGGACGTCGCCGAGGGCGCCGACCTGGTGATGGTCAAGCCGGCGCTGCCCTACCTCGACGTGGTGTCGGCGGTGCGGGCCGCGGTGGACGTCCCGGTCGCCGCCTACCAGGTCTCCGGTGAGTACGCGATGGTCGAGGCTGCCGCCGCGAACGGCTGGATCGACCGGGAGCGCGTGATGTTGGAGACGCTCACCTCGATCAAGCGGGCCGGCGCGCAGGTCATCCTCACCTACTGGGCGGTCGAGGCCGCCGGGCTGCTGCGCCAGCGCTACTGA
- a CDS encoding uroporphyrinogen-III synthase, which translates to MTRTRKPVGRIAFVGAGPGDPGLLTRRAHDALVDADQVIYDRGVPESLLAVVRADARDDAEFTPAEGAPGDVAKVLISAARSGLNAVHLVAGDPFGHDSVVKEVQAVARTAAHFEVVPGVGQAEGVATYAGVPLPGVRTAADVEDVSTLDFEALATAVGRGSLALAVDAGDLAAVRDGLLAAGVDGTTGVGVTGDGTGETQYTTTSTVDSFVAAALGFTGRVVLTVGVGVGQRDKLSWWENRPLYGWKVLVPRTKEQAGVMSARLRAYGAIPCEVPTIAVEPPRTPAQMERAVKGLVDGRYAWVIFTSVNAVRAVWEKFAEHGLDARHFGGVKIACIGEATADAVRAFGIQPELIPTGEQSSEGLLAEFSPHDEILDPVGRVLLPRADIATETLAAGLTERGWEVDDVTAYRTVRAAPPPAEIRDAIKSGGFDAVLFTSSSTVRNLVGIAGKPHARTVVAVIGPKTAETATEFGLRVDVQPPHASVPDLVEALAAYAVELREKLAAMPAKQRRGSKVQGPTALRFR; encoded by the coding sequence ATGACCCGCACCCGTAAGCCCGTCGGCCGTATCGCGTTCGTCGGGGCTGGCCCCGGTGACCCAGGTCTGCTGACCCGTCGGGCACACGACGCCCTGGTCGACGCCGACCAGGTGATCTACGACCGGGGAGTCCCGGAGTCGTTGCTCGCCGTCGTTCGTGCCGATGCCAGGGACGATGCCGAGTTCACGCCGGCCGAGGGCGCGCCCGGGGACGTGGCGAAGGTGCTGATCTCCGCGGCCCGTTCCGGGTTGAACGCGGTGCACCTCGTCGCCGGCGACCCGTTCGGCCACGACTCGGTGGTCAAGGAGGTGCAGGCCGTCGCCCGCACCGCCGCCCACTTCGAGGTGGTGCCCGGCGTCGGCCAGGCCGAGGGTGTGGCCACCTACGCCGGTGTGCCGCTGCCGGGTGTGCGGACGGCTGCCGACGTCGAGGACGTCAGCACACTGGACTTCGAGGCGCTGGCCACGGCCGTCGGCCGGGGTTCGCTCGCGCTCGCCGTGGACGCCGGTGACCTCGCCGCCGTCCGGGACGGGCTGCTCGCCGCCGGGGTCGACGGCACCACCGGCGTCGGCGTGACCGGCGACGGCACCGGCGAGACCCAGTACACGACCACGTCGACAGTGGACAGCTTCGTGGCCGCCGCGCTCGGCTTCACCGGCCGGGTGGTGCTCACCGTCGGTGTCGGGGTGGGTCAGCGCGACAAGCTGAGCTGGTGGGAGAACCGCCCGCTGTACGGCTGGAAGGTGCTCGTACCCCGCACCAAGGAGCAGGCCGGCGTGATGAGCGCCCGACTGCGCGCGTACGGGGCGATTCCGTGTGAGGTGCCGACCATCGCGGTCGAGCCGCCGCGCACCCCGGCGCAGATGGAGCGTGCGGTCAAGGGCCTGGTCGACGGCCGGTACGCCTGGGTGATCTTCACCTCGGTAAATGCGGTCCGCGCGGTCTGGGAGAAGTTCGCCGAGCACGGTCTCGACGCCCGGCACTTCGGCGGCGTCAAGATCGCCTGCATCGGTGAGGCGACGGCGGACGCGGTCCGCGCGTTCGGCATCCAGCCGGAGCTGATCCCCACCGGGGAGCAGTCTTCCGAAGGGCTGCTGGCCGAGTTCTCCCCGCACGACGAGATCCTCGACCCGGTGGGCCGGGTGCTGCTGCCGCGCGCCGACATCGCCACCGAGACGCTCGCCGCCGGGCTCACCGAGCGCGGCTGGGAGGTCGACGACGTGACCGCGTACCGGACGGTGCGGGCCGCGCCGCCGCCCGCCGAGATCCGGGACGCCATCAAGTCGGGCGGCTTCGACGCGGTGCTCTTCACCTCGTCCTCCACCGTGCGCAACCTGGTCGGCATCGCCGGGAAGCCGCACGCCCGGACCGTTGTTGCCGTCATTGGGCCCAAGACGGCGGAGACCGCGACGGAGTTCGGCCTGCGGGTCGACGTCCAGCCGCCACACGCCTCGGTGCCCGACCTGGTGGAGGCGCTCGCCGCCTACGCCGTCGAGCTGCGCGAGAAGCTGGCTGCCATGCCGGCCAAGCAGCGCCGCGGCTCGAAGGTGCAGGGCCCGACCGCTCTGCGCTTCCGGTAG
- the hemC gene encoding hydroxymethylbilane synthase: MTAPLRLGTRGSALAMAQSSQIAEALTAATGRPVELVEVITAGDRSNAPVHRLGVGVFVSALRDALTARTIDFAVHSYKDLPTAAAAGLHIAAVPARQDPRDALIAQGGRTLAELPPGATVGTGALRRIAQLHALGLQLEVTPIRGNIDTRLARVLGPEADLDAVVLARAGLARIGRTDTITETLDPMLMLPAPAQGALAVECRVDDQDLVELLALLDHAPSRAAVTAERALLATLEAGCSAPVAAYAELAEGDDGDEIYLRGAVISPDGTRDLRLSRTGTPADAAEIGKALAAELLDLGADSILGHEGHTGPGTQQFGSTE, encoded by the coding sequence ATGACCGCCCCCCTGCGCCTCGGCACCCGGGGCAGCGCCCTGGCGATGGCCCAGTCCAGCCAGATCGCCGAGGCGTTGACCGCCGCCACCGGCCGCCCGGTCGAGCTGGTGGAGGTGATCACCGCTGGCGACCGCTCCAACGCGCCGGTGCACCGGCTCGGCGTCGGGGTGTTCGTCTCCGCGCTGCGCGACGCGCTGACCGCCAGGACGATCGACTTCGCGGTGCACTCCTACAAGGATCTGCCCACGGCCGCCGCCGCCGGGCTGCACATCGCGGCGGTGCCGGCCCGACAGGACCCGCGCGACGCGCTGATCGCCCAGGGCGGGCGGACGCTCGCCGAGCTGCCGCCCGGTGCCACAGTGGGCACCGGCGCGCTGCGCCGTATCGCCCAGCTGCACGCCCTCGGGCTGCAACTGGAGGTCACCCCGATCCGCGGCAACATCGACACCCGCCTGGCGCGGGTGCTCGGCCCCGAGGCCGACCTCGACGCGGTCGTGCTGGCCCGGGCCGGGCTGGCCCGGATCGGTCGGACCGACACGATCACCGAGACCCTCGACCCGATGCTCATGCTGCCCGCACCCGCCCAGGGTGCGCTGGCGGTCGAGTGCCGGGTCGATGACCAGGACCTGGTCGAGCTGCTCGCGCTGCTCGACCACGCACCGTCGCGCGCCGCGGTCACCGCGGAACGCGCGTTGCTGGCGACCTTGGAGGCCGGGTGCAGTGCACCCGTCGCCGCCTACGCCGAACTCGCCGAAGGTGACGACGGCGATGAGATCTACCTGCGCGGGGCGGTGATCAGCCCGGACGGCACTCGTGACCTCCGGCTGTCCCGCACCGGAACGCCCGCCGACGCGGCGGAGATCGGTAAGGCACTCGCCGCCGAACTCCTCGACCTCGGCGCCGACTCGATCCTCGGCCACGAAGGACACACCGGCCCGGGGACCCAGCAATTTGGGAGCACAGAATGA
- a CDS encoding glutamyl-tRNA reductase, whose product MKLLVVGASYRTAPVATLEQLAVPPADLTRTLDRLIAQPYVAEAVIVSTCNRVEVYAAVSGFHGGLGDVCAVLAEQAGSPPAALASHLYVHYDTAAVDHVFRVATGLDSMVVGEAQILGQLRDAYHWATGADSAGRLLHELMQQALRVGKRAHAETGIDRAGQSVVTAALELAAGHLDGDLAGHPALVVGAGAMGSLGVATLSRLGAGPLTVSNRGADRAVRLAESYGASAAPMTELANTLSTVDIVVAATASTEPVLTRPVVSAALAERDPARGPLVLLDLAVPRDVEDGVAELPGVEVIDIDRMAALLADGPAAADAAAVERIVLAEVEGFLTWLRGADVAPTVAALRGRADDVVTAELRRLAQRRPDLGDDLRAEVARTVHRVVQRLLHQPTVKVRQLAAEPGGDQYAALLRELFDLEVPQTSPVDTVPDVLTPDLGAALLGTDPVSGADATEPTPPTGGAR is encoded by the coding sequence GTGAAACTGCTCGTCGTCGGCGCGTCCTATCGGACCGCCCCGGTCGCCACGCTGGAGCAGCTGGCTGTGCCCCCCGCCGACCTGACCCGCACCCTGGACCGCCTGATCGCCCAGCCGTACGTGGCCGAGGCGGTGATCGTCTCCACCTGCAACCGGGTGGAGGTCTACGCCGCCGTGTCCGGTTTCCACGGCGGGCTCGGCGACGTCTGCGCCGTCCTGGCCGAGCAGGCCGGCAGTCCGCCGGCGGCGCTCGCCAGCCACCTGTACGTGCACTACGACACCGCCGCCGTCGACCACGTCTTCCGGGTCGCCACCGGCCTGGACTCGATGGTCGTCGGTGAGGCGCAGATCCTCGGGCAGCTGCGCGACGCGTACCACTGGGCCACTGGCGCCGACTCGGCCGGCCGGCTGCTGCACGAGCTGATGCAGCAGGCGTTGCGGGTCGGCAAGCGGGCCCACGCCGAGACCGGCATCGACCGGGCCGGCCAGAGCGTCGTCACCGCAGCGCTGGAGCTGGCCGCCGGGCACCTCGACGGCGACCTCGCCGGCCACCCGGCCCTGGTGGTCGGTGCCGGCGCGATGGGCTCGCTCGGGGTGGCCACGCTGTCCCGGCTGGGCGCCGGGCCCCTCACCGTCAGCAACCGGGGCGCCGACCGGGCCGTCCGGCTCGCCGAGTCGTACGGGGCGAGTGCGGCGCCGATGACCGAGCTGGCCAACACCCTCTCCACAGTGGACATCGTAGTGGCCGCCACCGCGTCCACCGAACCGGTCCTCACCCGTCCGGTGGTCAGCGCGGCGCTGGCCGAGCGGGACCCGGCCCGGGGCCCGCTGGTCCTGCTCGACCTGGCCGTCCCGCGCGACGTCGAGGATGGTGTCGCCGAGCTGCCCGGCGTCGAGGTGATCGACATCGACCGGATGGCAGCGCTGCTCGCCGACGGTCCGGCGGCTGCCGACGCCGCCGCCGTCGAACGGATCGTGCTGGCCGAGGTGGAGGGCTTCCTCACCTGGCTGCGCGGCGCCGACGTGGCACCCACCGTCGCCGCGCTGCGCGGCCGGGCCGACGACGTGGTCACCGCCGAGCTGCGCCGGCTCGCCCAGCGCCGCCCCGACCTCGGCGACGACCTGCGGGCCGAGGTGGCCCGCACCGTGCACCGGGTGGTGCAGCGACTGCTGCACCAGCCCACCGTCAAGGTGCGCCAGTTGGCCGCGGAGCCCGGCGGCGACCAGTACGCGGCCCTGCTGCGCGAGCTGTTCGACCTCGAGGTCCCGCAGACCTCTCCGGTGGACACCGTCCCGGACGTGCTGACCCCCGACCTCGGCGCGGCACTGCTCGGCACCGACCCGGTGTCCGGAGCCGACGCCACCGAGCCGACCCCGCCCACCGGAGGTGCGCGATGA
- a CDS encoding redox-sensing transcriptional repressor Rex, which translates to MSQHRHPGAPGRAGAVPALPDLPEATVARLPEYLRALHNLADTGHETVSSEGLSAAAGVNSAKLRKDLSHLGSYGTRGVGYDVALLIEQIEFVLGLTQRRAVALVGVGNLGHALAGYDGFASRGFRIAALLDADPSRVGEEINGLVVRHVDDLPTVAAEESLAIGVIATPAAAAQQVADQLVAVGVTSILNFAPCVLSVPEGVDLRKVDLAIELQILSFHEHRKASLTALPATGGSALTALPGGFAATDTQEAIGT; encoded by the coding sequence ATGAGTCAGCACCGTCACCCAGGCGCGCCCGGCCGCGCCGGTGCCGTACCGGCGCTACCGGATCTGCCCGAGGCGACCGTCGCTCGGCTCCCGGAGTACCTGCGCGCGCTGCACAACCTCGCCGACACCGGGCACGAGACTGTCTCCAGCGAGGGCCTCTCCGCCGCCGCCGGTGTCAACTCCGCCAAGCTCCGCAAGGACCTCTCCCACCTCGGCTCGTACGGCACCCGGGGCGTCGGCTACGACGTCGCGCTGCTGATCGAGCAGATCGAGTTTGTGCTCGGGCTCACTCAACGCCGGGCGGTCGCCCTGGTCGGCGTGGGTAATCTCGGTCACGCCCTGGCCGGCTACGACGGCTTCGCGAGCCGGGGCTTCCGGATCGCCGCACTGCTCGACGCCGATCCCTCCCGGGTCGGTGAGGAGATCAACGGCCTGGTTGTCCGGCATGTCGACGACCTGCCGACGGTCGCCGCGGAGGAATCCCTGGCGATCGGCGTGATCGCCACCCCGGCCGCAGCCGCCCAGCAGGTCGCCGACCAACTGGTCGCCGTCGGTGTGACGAGCATCCTCAACTTCGCACCGTGCGTACTCTCGGTTCCGGAGGGGGTCGACCTACGCAAGGTCGACCTCGCCATCGAGCTGCAGATTCTGTCCTTCCACGAGCACCGCAAGGCATCGCTGACCGCGCTGCCCGCCACCGGCGGGTCCGCTCTCACCGCCCTGCCGGGCGGGTTCGCGGCCACCGACACCCAGGAGGCGATCGGCACGTGA